The following proteins are co-located in the Phyllostomus discolor isolate MPI-MPIP mPhyDis1 chromosome 1, mPhyDis1.pri.v3, whole genome shotgun sequence genome:
- the LOC114493435 gene encoding LOW QUALITY PROTEIN: leucine-rich repeat-containing protein 37A2-like (The sequence of the model RefSeq protein was modified relative to this genomic sequence to represent the inferred CDS: inserted 1 base in 1 codon): MNLELSITPGPAVEAEDPTPLQQTAAPPRHPQVTFPQPQPVQAQPHIFSDVRLPPVVLQLTIRREAAEEAEHHTTLRRTIAPPKQAKVTFPHPEPSHAQQTTFSEVRVEPLNPQLTVTPEPPEEAEHARALQQTAAPPKHPLVMFPVQDQLPTLTEVTGHPAQLEFIRTQQPETSESGAPVSEQNAVMNVCELCTCXEETLSCTGLSPKHRLHRVPVLYPQIHNGSFTLLNFKGNSISYIDRDSWESYRWVEKLILSENYLTELHKDSFEGLLSLQYLDLSSNKIQLIERNTFESMPFLQQINLHNNLIANVRFGTFQAWHGMQFLHRLILSHNPLTTVEDSYLFKLPALRYLDMGATQVSLITVESILLMALKLRKLILPSHLACCLCQFKSSIEGVSKTVKLHCDSDCLTHTQCDEELYLGKAEGSLMKVLQGREKRHSPELTIEPERASPGEEKGGGLSAFMNLLMKLLTAQEEVKVSKADWDTDHWGDERTEAQGEEEEQESHEFGAQVPGYGYKKKLVLAAPVIAVASIFLVIFCLMAICQRRTAEEGKEGRGFFSIFGHKSRSAEHEMEEGGFQRRWPLWLWDMYWPLNATHKGNVGQSVHHSTSDEGDMEKGEASTTTAKAATSESAAEETAEESDA; this comes from the exons ATGAACCTGGAACTCAGCATAACACCAGGACCTGCTGTGGAAGCTGAAGACCCTACACCCCTACAGCAAACTGCAGCTCCTCCAAGGCATCCTCAAGTGACATTTCCACAACCACAGCCTGTTCAGGCTCAGCCACACATATTCTCTGATGTCAGACTTCCCCCTGTGGTGCTGCAGCTCACCATAAGACGAGAAGCTGCTGAGGAGGCTGAACATCACACAACCCTGAGGAGGACCATAGCTCCTCCAAAGCAGGCAAAGGTGACATTTCCACATCCAGAGCCTAGTCATGCTCAGCAAACCACCTTCTCTGAGGTCAGAGTTGAACCTTTGAACCCGCAGCTCACTGTAACTCCAGAACCTCCTGAGGAGGCTGAACACGCTAGAGCCCTGCAGCAGACAGCAGCTCCTCCCAAGCACCCTCTGGTGATGTTTCCCGTTCAGGATCAGCTGCCAACCCTAACGGAAGTCACAGGTCACCCAGCACAGCTGGAGTTCATCAGAACGCAGCAACCAGAGACATCTGAGTCAGGGGCCCCAGTGAGTGAACAGAATGCCGTCATGAACGTCTGCGAGCTCTGCACCT AGGAAGAGACGCTGTCGTGTACGGGTCTCAGCCCAAAGCACAGGCTCCACAGGGTGCCTGTGCTGTACCCCCAAATCCACAATGGCTCCTTCACCCTCTTAAATTTCAAAGGAAACTCGATTTCTTACATCGACAGAGATTCCTGGGAGTCATACCGGTGGGTGGAGAAACTAATCCTCAGTGAGAATTACTTGACTGAATTGCACAAGGATTCATTTGAAGGCCTGCTATCCCTCCAGTACTTAGACTTATCCTCCAATAAAATACAGCTTATCGAAAGGAATACATTTGAATCCATGCCTTTTTTGCAACAGATAAATCTTCATAACAATCTAATCGCTAACGTGAGATTTGGAACGTTTCAGGCCTGGCATGGAATGCAGTTTTTACACAGGTTAATTCTCAGTCACAATCCACTGACCACTGTTGAGGATTCGTATCTTTTTAAATTGCCAGCATTAAGATATTTAGACATGGGAGCAACGCAAGTGTCCCTCATAACAGTTGAGAGCATCCTCCTGATGGCCCTTAAATTGCGAAAACTGATCCTACCCAGCCATCTGGCCTGCTGCCTCTGCCAGTTCAAAAGCAGTATCGAGGGTGTCAGCAAGACAGTCAAACTGCACTGTGACAGTGACTgtctgacacacacacagtgtgatgAAGAACTGTACTTAGGAAAGGCGGAAGGCTCTCTCATGAAAGTTTTACAAGGCCGGGAGAAGCGCCACAGCCCTGAGCTGACCATTGAGCCTGAGAGGGCATccccaggagaagaaaagggtggCGGCTTATCAGCCTTCATGAACCTCCTGATGAAGCTTCTCACTGCACAAGAGGAGGTGAAGGTCTCCAAGGCAGATTGGGACACGGATCACTGGGGAGATGAGAGGACCGAGGCCcagggtgaagaggaagagcaggagtcACATGAGTTCGGGGCACAAGTCCCAGGCTATGGGTATAAGAAGAAACTCGTCTTGGCAGCCCCTGTGATTGCAGTAGCATCAATTTTCTTGGTCATTTTCTGTCTCATGGCCATCTGTCAGAGAAGAAcagcagaggaaggcaaagaaggaaggggctttttctcaatttttggaCACAAGAGCCGCTCAGCAGAACACGAGATGGAGGAGGGTGGTTTCCAGAGAAGGTGGCCGCTTTGGCTGTGGGATATGTATTGGCCTCTCAACGCCACGCACAAGGGAAATGTGGGACAGAGTGTACACCACAGTACGTCTGATGAGGGTGACATGGAGAAGGGTGAAGCCTCCACGACAACGGCCAAGGCTGCTACATCAGAATCGGCTGCTGAGGAGACGGCTGAAGAGAGTGATGCCTGA